A part of Vicia villosa cultivar HV-30 ecotype Madison, WI unplaced genomic scaffold, Vvil1.0 ctg.003878F_1_1, whole genome shotgun sequence genomic DNA contains:
- the LOC131641611 gene encoding magnesium-chelatase subunit ChlI, chloroplastic, which yields MASTTLGTSSIAFLPSRYLSSPSSNPSINTLSLTSGQSCGRKFCGGIGINGLKGKSRFPVVNVATEVNSVEQGLNTIAKESQRPVYPFAAIVGQDEMKLCLLLNVIDPKIGGVMIMGDRGTGKSTTVRSLVDLLPEIKVVFGDPYNSDPEDPEVMGIEVRDRVIKGEQLSIVLSKINMVDLPLGATEDRVCGTIDIEKALTEGVKAFEPGLLAKANRGILYVDEVNLLDDHLVDVLLDSAASGWNTVEREGISISHPARFILIGSGNPEEGELRPQLLDRFGMHAQVGTVRDAELRVKIVEERARFDKNPKDFRETYKAEQEKLTEQITSARRVLSSVQIDQDLKVKISRVCAELNVDGLRGDIVSNRAAKALAALKGRDKVSVEDIATVIPNCLRHRLRKDPLESIDSGLLVTEKFYEIFS from the exons ATGGCTTCAACTACACTAGGCACTTCTTCAATTGCGTTTCTTCCTTCACGCTACCTTTCTTCCCCTTCTTCCAATCCTTCCATTAACACTCTCTCTCTAACCTCAG GGCAAAGCTGTGGTAGAAAGTTTTGTGGAGGCATTGGAATTAATGGCTTAAAGGGAAAGTCTCGGTTTCCTGTTGTCAATGTTGCTACTGAAGTTAACTCTGTAGAACAG GGTCTGAATACTATTGCGAAAGAAAGCCAGAGGCCAGTGTACCCTTTTGCTGCTATAGTTGGACAGGATGAGATGAAGCTTTGCCTTCTGCTTAACGTGATCGATCCTAAGATCGGAGGTGTGATGATAATGGGGGATAGAGGAACCGGGAAATCCACAACGGTTAGGTCATTGGTCGATTTACTTCCCGAAATCAAGGTTGTTTTTGGTGATCCTTATAACTCAGACCCAGAAGATCCAGAAGTGATGGGAATTGAAGTGCGAGACCGAGTAATAAAAGGGGAGCAACTTTCCATTGTGTTGAGCAAAATCAACATGGTTGATTTGCCTTTAGGAGCTACAGAAGATAGGGTTTGCGGTACAATCGATATCGAAAAAGCTCTGACTGAGGGTGTCAAGGCGTTCGAGCCTGGACTACTCGCGAAAGCTAATAGAGGAATCTTATATGTCGATGAAGTTAATCTTTTGGATGATCATTTAGTTGATGTGTTGTTGGATTCTGCTGCATCAGGTTGGAACACAGTGGAGAGAGAAGGTATTTCTATCTCGCATCCCGCTCGGTTTATCCTAATCGGTTCGGGAAATCCCGAAGAAGGGGAGCTCAGGCCACAACTGCTTGACAGGTTCGGTATGCATGCTCAAGTGGGGACTGTTAGAGACGCTGAACTGAGAGTAAAGATTGTAGAAGAGAGAGCTAGGTTCGACAAGAACCCGAAGGACTTTCGAGAGACTTACAAAGCCGAGCAAGAGAAGCTCACGGAACAGATCACCTCAGCAAGGAGAGTACTTTCTTCCGTTCAAATCGATCAAGATCTGAAAGTGAAAATCTCGAGGGTGTGCGCAGAACTGAACGTGGATGGATTGAGAGGAGACATTGTATCAAATAGAGCTGCAAAAGCTTTGGCTGCTTTGAAGGGAAGAGACAAAGTGAGTGTTGAGGATATTGCTACTGTCATCCCTAACTGCTTGAGACACCGTCTTAGAAAGGATCCTTTGGAGTCGATAGACTCGGGTTTACTCGTCACTGAGAAATTTTACGAAATATTCAGCTGA
- the LOC131641610 gene encoding spermidine coumaroyl-CoA acyltransferase: MMKNKEQTLIFPSHTPFSEDHTLPLSHLDTDRNLHLTIRYLRAYTATTTTTTTAHHNNPFHVISSSLSQTLPHYYPLAATLRHRKHPNNRLELFCTANQGIPLIHTTVDFTLDSVNYLDDPSSPFLEHLVPDPEPEEGMEHPCMLQLTVFKCGGFTLGAAIHHSLCDGMGGTLFFNSVAELARGATRVTVEPIWDREKLLGPRDPPRVDSPLIKEFLSLDKEFAPYKENVGRVVRECFHVRDECLETFKRSLFDQCGFKFTTFEALGAYIWRSKVRASGVEDNEKVKFAYSINIRRLVKPALPSGYWGNGCVPMYVQLSAKDLIERPIWETAELIRKSKSNVTDEYVRSFIDYQELHFGDGITVGKWVSGFTDWRHLGHSTVDFGWGGPVTVLPLGRNLLGSVEPCFFLPYSTASAEKKDGFKVLVTLNEAALSGFREDMQVFAGSQEATPLPRI, translated from the exons atgatgaaaaacaaaGAACAAACTCTCATCTTCCCTTCTCACACCCCCTTCTCTGAAGACCACACCCTCCCCCTCTCCCACCTCGACACCGATCGCAACCTCCACTTAACCATCCGCTACCTCCGCGCTTACACCGCCACAACCACCACAACAACCACCGCCCACCATAACAACCCCTTCCACGTCATCTCCTCCTCCCTCTCACAAACACTCCCTCACTACTACCCACTCGCCGCCACACTCCGCCACCGCAAACACCCTAACAACCGCCTCGAACTCTTCTGCACTGCCAACCAAGGCATCCCTCTTATCCACACTACCGTAGACTTCACTCTCGACTCCGTAAACTACCTCGATGACCCATCTTCGCCTTTCCTCGAACACCTGGTGCCCGACCCAGAACCCGAAGAGGGAATGGAGCACCCATGTATGCTTCAGCTAACGGTTTTCAAGTGCGGCGGGTTCACTCTCGGTGCAGCGATTCATCACTCGCTGTGCGATGGAATGGGTGGGACTCTGTTTTTTAACTCGGTGGCTGAGTTGGCTCGTGGAGCGACTCGGGTTACGGTGGAGCCTATATGGGATCGAGAGAAGTTGTTGGGTCCAAGAGATCCACCTCGAGTGGATTCACCTTTGATAAAAGAGTTTCTGAGTTTGGACAAAGAATTTGCACCGTATAAGGAGAATGTTGGTCGTGTTGTACGAGAATGTTTTCATGTGAGGGATGAGTGCTTAGAGACTTTCAAACGATCATTGTTTGATCAATGTGGATTCAAATTCACCACTTTTGAAGCTCTTGGTGCTTACATTTGGAGATCCAA GGTAAGGGCTTCAGGAGTGGAGGACAATGAGAAGGTTAAATTTGCATACTCAATTAATATAAGAAGATTAGTAAAGCCAGCACTACCTAGTGGATATTGGGGAAATGGTTGTGTTCCAATGTATGTTCAATTGAGTGCCAAAGATTTGATAGAGAGGCCAATTTGGGAAACAGCAGAGCTAATAAGAAAGAGTAAAAGCAATGTTACTGATGAGTATGTTCGTTCCTTCATTGATTATCAAGAGCTGCATTTCGGTGATGGGATTACAGTAGGGAAATGGGTGAGCGGGTTCACTGATTGGAGACACTTGGGTCATTCTACTGTTGATTTCGGGTGGGGTGGTCCTGTTACTGTTTTGCCACTTGGGAGAAACTTGCTTGGGAGTGTTGAACCTTGCTTCTTTTTGCCGTATTCGACTGCTAGTGCAGAGAAAAAGGACGGGTTTAAGGTTCTGGTGACTTTGAATGAGGCAGCTTTGTCTGGTTTTAGGGAAGACATGCAAGTATTTGCCGGGAGCCAAGAGGCGACGCCCTTGCCGCGCATTTGA